The DNA window TGGCGCACCTGGGTGATCAAGCGTGCGGCGAGTTCGGCATCATCGAACTGGCGCGGTGACAGGTTGATCGCCAACCGTCCCGGCAGGCGCAGGCCCAATGCATCCCACGCGCGCAGGCGATGGCAGGCGGTCTTGACCACCCACTGACCGAGCGGCCCGATCAGGCCGCGGTGTTCGGCCAGCGGAATGAATTCATCGGGACTGACCTGTCCGAGCACGGCGTCGTTCCAGCGCAGCAGGGCCTCGGCACCGAGCAGGCGACCATCGGCCAGGCTGACCTGTGGCTGGTAGTACAGCGACAGGCTGCCGTCGCGCAGCGCATGTTCCAGCCGGTCGGCCATCTGCACGCGGCGGACCAGCCGCGTGCTCATCTCCGGCTGGTAGGTGCATACGCTCTGGCGTGCGCGCTTGGCCGCGTACATGGCGGTGTCCGCATTGCGCACCAGCAACTCGCTGCTGGCGCCATCGCCGGGATACACAGACACGCCAATGCTGGCCTTCAAACTCAAGACGTTCCCGCCCATCGTCATCGGCCTGGCCACCGCCTCGGCCAGGCGCAGGGCGATGGCGCGCGCCGAGGCCGCATCGGCGCCGGCCGCCAGCACCACGAATTCATCGCCGCCCAGCCGCGCCACCAGTTCGTCCTGGCGCAGGTGATCGCGCAGGCGCCTCCCGAGTTCCACCAGCACCGCATCGCCCATGCTGTGGCCCTTGGTGTCATTGATGTCCTTGAACTCGTCCAGATCGATGAACAACACCGAGAACACCCGCCCGCTGGAGGCCGCATCGGCGATCTGCCGTTCCAGGTTGGCGTAGAAATTGGCGCGGTTCGGCAGGCCGGTCAGATCGTCGTACAGGGCCAGCTGCTCGATGCGCGAGAGCTGCGACATCTGCAGGGCCTGGCTTTCGCGCAGCGACTGGTTGGTCTGTGACAGCGCCTTGCGATCGGCGCTGACGTAGGCATTCATCGCCAGGCTGATATCGAACAACAGGCGTTTGACCGTGGCGCGGATGGCCTCGGAGAAGAAGCGTGGATCGTGCTCCAGCAACGGGTCCAGTGAGTCCATCACCACCCCCAGCAGCTTGCTACAGGCGGCCAGGTACCAGTGTGGTTCCAGGCCTATCTGATGGTGGACCGTGCCGATGCGCAGGCGGTTCTCGACATACGTGGCGTCGATCGGCGCGCAGAACAGTTCAGCCGCATAGCGCTGCTGGGCCTTGCGCAGGCGTTGCAGCTGCTGCCAGTCGTGCAGGTAGGCGCCGGTCTCGGCGAAGGCGCCCACATGCGCGTAGAAGCGATCGATGCTGTCGGCATGGGCACCCTGCACGACGTCCCATAGCTGGGCCAGGCGGCTGGCGTCCTCTTCTCCCAGTTCGAAGAAGGCCAGGCGCTGCTGCAGGTCTTTGGCGCTGATCTCGGCGTCCGTGCGCGGCATGCGCGGACTAGGCGGTTGGAGGTCCATGCGGCGAGCGGAATGGGCGCGTCCGCGCCCGCCGGGGAGCGGAGACCCCCCTTCCAACGGAGCGTAATCCAGCGTGTCCACGGCTCGCCATCGGTGAAACCCCGATGGCGCAGGGCGCGCCTGGCTGCCAGGGCCGTGGCGAGTTTGCTAACGTGGCCCACGACAACGACAAGAGCACGCCGCCGTGAAAGACAAATCCGAAATCGTCGACAACTGGTTGCCGCGCTATACCGGCGTGCCCCTGGATCAGTTTGGCGAACACGTGCTGCTGACCAATTTCGGTGGCTACCTGCATACGTTCTCGCAGCTCACCGGTGCGCCCATCGTCGGCCTGGATCGGCCGATGGCCAGCGCAACCGCCGACGGCATCACCCTGATCAACTTCGGCATGGGCAGCCCCAATGCCGCCACCATGATGGATCTGCTTTCGGCGATCATGCCCAAGGCCGTGCTGTTCCTGGGCAAGTGTGGCGGCTTGAAGCGCAAGAACCAGCTGGGCGACCTGGTGCTGCCGATCGCCGCGATCCGCGGCGAAGGCACCAGCAACGACTACCTGCTGCCGGAAGTGCCGGCGCTGCCGGCCTTCGCGTTGCAACGCGCGGTCTCCACCACCATCCGCGATCTGGGCCTGGATTACTGGACCGGCACGGTCTACACCACCAATCGCCGCGTCTGGGAACACGACGACGCCTTCAAGGAACGCCTGCGGGTGATGCGCTGCATGGCCATCGACATGGAGACCGCGACGATCTTCGCCGCCGGTTTCGCCAACCGGATTCCCTCAGGTGCGCTGCTGCTGGTCTCGGATCAGCCGATGGTGCCGGAAGGGGTGAAGACCGAAGCCTCCGATGCCAAGGTGAGCTCGTCCTACGTGCAGAACCACATCCAGATCGGCATCGAGGCGCTCAAGCTGATCCGCCGCAACGGCAAGTCCGTGCGGCATCTGCGATTCGACGAATGAGGTGAGCCATGAATGAAGCACGCGCGGTAGTCGAATTCTGGCGTGAGGCCGGCTACGACAAGTGGTTTGGCCGCAACGCCGACTTCGACCGCCAGTTCCAGCAACGCTTCCACGCCGTGCATCTATCGGCGGCGCGGCGCGAGCACGAGGACTGGGCCGAGGACGCCACCGGTGCGCTGGCCCTGGTGCTGTTGCTGGATCAGTTTCCACGCAACTGTTTTCGCCAGTGCGCGCATTCCTACGCCACCGACGGACTGGCGCGGCACTATGCGGCACGCGCCATCGAGGCCGGCCTGGATGCGCAGGTGGAGACGTCGCTGCGGATCTTCTTCTACATGCCGTTCGAGCATTCCGAGGATCTGGCCGATCAGCAGCGCGCGCTGGAGCTGTTTGCCGCCATCGGCGATGCCGAGTACCAGAAGTACGCGCAGCTGCATTACGACCTGATCGCGCGCTTCGGCCGTTTCCCGCACCGCAACCAGGCGTTGGGGCGGGAATCGACGCAGGAGGAAATCGACTATCTGGCCGCCGGCGGTTTCGCCGGCTGACCCTGGTCGCGATCAGTACTTGCTGATCGTGCCATCCACTTCATCGGCCCAGGCATTGATGCCGCCGGTGATGTTGTAGACCTGGCTGAAACCCAGCGCGCGGAATTCTTCCGCGGCCTGCTGGCTGCGGCCGCCGCTGCGGCACAGGAACGCCAGCGCGGTGTCCTTGGGCAGGGATTCCAGCACCGCACGCTCGCCGCCATCGAAGGTGCGGAACGGCAGCGAGACGCTGGCCAGGGCACGCTCGTCGGCCGGGCGCACGTCCACCAGCATCACTTCACCGGTGCGCGCCTTGGCGTCGGCTTCGGCGGCGGACAGCGTCTGCACCGGCTTGGGCGCGTTGGGGTTGTCGATGGCCAGGCCCTTGCCGCGGAAATCATCGACCCAGTCGATGGTGATGCCGTCGGCGCGACGCGCGCTGGCCAGGTCGAACTGCACGCGGATGCCGTTGGATTCGCTGGCGATGGCGTTGGCGTCGAACTGCGCCAACTGGAAGTTGGGCTGGAACTGGGCGTTGATGGACAGCGCCAGCGAAGCGCCGGCGCCTGCATCGGCCACTGCGCCCTTGAGCATTTCGGCGGCGGCCGGGGTGATGGTGATCGCCGGCGGCGTGCGATCCGGCGCCTGCAGGCCGAGCAGGCCGGCCAGCTCGCCGGAGTTGGTCATCTGCTCGATGATGTCGCTGCCGCCGACCAGTTCACCATCGACGTACAACTGGGGAATGGTCGGCCATTCGCCGTAGACCTTGATGCCTTCGCGGATTTCCTGGTCGGCCAGCACGTTGACGTGCGCATAGTCCACGCCCAGCGCACTGAGTGCGCCCACTGCCTTGGCCGAGAATCCGCACTGCGGCATTTCCGGCTGGCCCTTCATGAACAACACGACGCGGTTGGAGTGCAGCAGGGTTTCGATACGGGTGCGCAGGGCGGGATCGAGGGACATGGACAGTTACCGGGAGACGGAAAGGGAATTTTACGCCCCATGGCATCATGGGACATGAGTTACGTCAGGACACTGCATCGCATCCCGCGTCGACCCGGCCTGATATTGGGCCTGTTGGCGCTGTCGCAAGTCGCGGTGGTGGCGGCGTGGTGGCACTGGGGCTGGAGGATCGGCCTGCCGTTGATGCTGGCCACGCACCTGGCCGTGGTCTGGGGCACCCTGAATCCGCGCTCGCGCCTGTTCTGCCCGGCGCTGACCCACCTGCCGACCCGGGCCCGCGAAGTCTGGCTGACCATCGACGACGGCCCCTCCGAAGACACCCGGGCGATGCTGGATCTGCTCGAGCGGCACAACGCGCGGGCCACCTTCTTCGTGGTCGGCGAACGCGCGCTGGCGCGGCCCGACCTGGTCAACGAAATCCTGCGTCGCGGCCATGGCCTGGGCAACCACAGCCTCAGCCACCCGGATCTGCGCTTCTGGCGGCTGGGCCCGCAGGCGCTGGAGCAGGAAATCGGCCGCAACCAGTCCGTGCTCACCGCCATCACCGGGCAGACGCCGCGCTGGTATCGCTCGGTGGTGGGCATGACCAATCCCTTCGTCGGCCTGTCGCTGAAGCGCCATCATCTGGCGCGGGTCGCGTGGAGCGCACGCGGATTCGACGGCGTGGACTGCCAGCCCGACACGGTGCTGGCGCGGCTCAAGCGTTCCATTGGACCCGGCGCCATCGTGCTGCTGCATGAAGGCGCCAGCCACGGCCACAACCTCGGGATCCTGTCGCAGTTGCTGGATTGGCTGGCGGCGCAGGGCTATCGAACGGTCTTGCCGGAAGCCAGCAGCAGCCTCCAGGCGACGCGCTGAAAAACCGGTCGCAACAGGCTCAGGCGGTCGCCAGCAGCCGGCGTGCCAGCGGCAGGGCGGCGTGAGCCCAGGCTGTGTACTGCAACGCCGAAGGATGCAGGCCATCGTCGGCGAGCCAACTGGCGGCCGGGTTGCCGCGACTCAATCCGGTGATGTCGACAAAGCCGACGCCGCGCGCCGCGCAGGCCTGCCATGCGGCCGCGTTGTAAGCATCCAGCTCGCTGGCAATCAGGCTCGCGTCGCGTTGTTCCGCGGCAGCAAACGGGGTGACGCCCCAGTCCGGAATCGACAACACCAGCACGCGGTCCGGACGATTGCCGGCAAAGCCAATCGCCCGCCACAACAGTGCGGAGAATTGCGCCTGGTATTCCTCCACGCTGCGCCCGCGGTACTGGTTGTTGACGCCAATCAGCAGGCTGACGAAATCGTGGTCGCCCAGCGGTTCCTGCGCCTGGATCGCGGCGTCCAGTTCGTCGGTGGTCCAGCCGGTGGTGGCGATGATGCGCGGATCGGCCAGCGCGATGCCTTCGCTGCGCAACAGCCGCGCAAGCTGCATCGGCCAGCGCCCCTCTTCCGCCACGGCTTCGCCAATGGTGTAGGAATCGCCTAGCGCCAGATAGCGCAGTTCGGGCAGCAGGTCGGTATGGGATGGGGGCTGTTGGCTCATGGGCGCATGATGCGCCCAATCCATTGCGATGGGATCACCGCCTGTGTGGCGCCACCCAATCAGAAAAAAACGGAGCCGCAAGGCTCCGCTTTCATTCATGGTGATAGGCGCCCGGCTCAGGCAGCGGGGCGGCTGCGTCCCTTGATCGGCACGACCTTGGTCACCGCTTCGGCGCGCCGGGCCAGGGCGCGATCGATGCGGGCGAACACATCGCGCATCACCGCGGCTTCCGGCAACAGGGTCACGCGGAAGTGATGGCGGTAAGGCACGTTGAAGCTCGAACCCGGCACCACCAGCACGCCCTCGCTTTCCATCAGTTCCAGCGCGAACGCGTGGTCATCGAAGCCGCGCGCGGCATCACCCACCACCGCCGGGAAGGCGTACAGCGCACCGGCCGGACGCACCAGCTCGAGGTGATCGCTGGCTTCGCAGGCATCGATGACGGCGCGGCGGGTTTCGTACAGTCGACCGCCTGGCGCGCACAGCGCCGAGATGGTGTCCGGCCCGTTCACCGCCGCGGCCACGGCGTACTGGCCGGGTACGTTGGCGCACAGACGCAAGGCGCTGAGCAGGTCCATGGCGTGCAGGAATTCGCGCACACGCTCGATGTCGCCCGACAGCACCGACCAGCCCACCCGCCAGCCGCAGGCGCGATGGACCTTGCTCAGACCGCTGAAGGTGATGCAGGGATGATCGCCGGCCAACGGCGCGACCGGCTCGAACTTGGCATCGTCGTACAGCACCTGGTCGTAGATTTCGTCGACCATCAGCAGCAGGTGGTGCTTGGCCGCGATCGCGACGATCCGCTCCAGCAACTCGCGCGGATAGGTGGCGCCGGTCGGGTTGTTGGGATTGATCAGCACGATCGCGCGGGTGCGCGAGGACACCAATTGCTCGATCTCGTTCGGATCGGGCAGGAAGTCGTTGTCCGGATCGCAGCGGTAATACACCGGGCGGCCGTCGTTGAGGATCGTCGCGGCCGACCACAGCGGATAGTCGGGCGAGGGCACCAGCACTTCATCGCCCGGATTGAGCAGGGCGCGCAGCGACAGATCGATCAGCTCGCTGACGCCATTGCCGATGAACACCCGGTCCGGATGCGCATGCGGCGTGCCACGCGCGGCATAGGCCGCGGCCACCGCTTCACGCGCCGCCGGCAGGCCCTGCTGGTGGGTGTAGGGATCGGTGTGATCGATGTCGCCGATGATCGCCTTCTGCAGATGCGCCGGTGCACGGAAACCGAAGGCGCCGGGATTGCCGATGTTCAACTTGATCAGCTTGCGTCCCTGGGCCTCCAGCTCACGAGCTCGCCGAGCCAGCTCGCCACGAATCTCGTAACGGACTTCTGACAGGCGCTCGCGGGTGGCGAGCTTGGCGGACGGAGGCAGGGAGGACATCGCAGTGGCTGAATAGTGAGTGGGACAGGCACTTTAACGGAAAATTCCCGCTTCCAGCGCCGCTGGGTTTAGGAGGCGTCTAGAATCCGCCCATGCCCAATTCACAACCTTCCCCCGACTCCGCCCCCGCCGACCTGCGCACCATCGGTTGGCCCTGGGCCGGAGAGACGGAAGATCCTGCCTGGGCGGAGCGGATGGCAGCCCACCCGCAGGCCCGTCCGGCCCGCGTGATCGAGCAGCATCGATCCGGCTACGTGGTGGCCCGCGGTCCCGACGACGCCCTGCGTGCCGAGTCCCTGCCCGAGTGGCAGCGCCCGCCCGGCTACCGCAAGGACAGGGCGGCCGGATCGGACCGACCGGCGGTGGGTGACTGGGTGTTGCTGGAAGGCAATCGCATCGTGGCCCTGCTGCCACGCCACACCGGCATCAAGCGCGGCGCCGCTGGCGAGCACTACCAGCAGCAGGTGATCGCGGCCAACGTGGACAGCGTGTTCGTGGTCTCCGGCCTGGACGCCGATTTCAACCCGCGCCGGCTGGAGCGCTATCTGCTGCTGGTCGGCAATGGCGGTGCACAGCCGGTGGTGGTGCTGACCAAGGCCGATCGCACCGATATCGCCCAGGACGCCATCGACCTGCTGGTCGACATCACCAGCCAGGGCGTGCCCGTGTTCGCGGTCAACGCCAAGGATGCCGACAGCGTCGCGGTGCTGCTGCCGTGGTTGCAGCCCGGTCACACGGTGGTGCTGGTCGGCTCCTCGGGTGCGGGCAAGTCGACCCTGACCAACACCCTGCTCGGCGCCGAGCGGATGAAGACCAACGAAGTGCGCGCCAATGATTCGCGCGGTCGCCACACCACCACCTTCCGCGCGCTGCTGCCGTTGCCCTCCGGCGCCTGCCTGATCGACACCCCCGGCATGCGCGAACTCAAGCCCACCGGCGAGGAAGATCTGGTCGAAGGCGGATTTGCCGATATCGAAGCGCTGGCCGAACAGTGCAAGTTCCGCGACTGTTCGCATCAGCGCGAGCCCGGTTGCGCCGTGCGCGCGGCAATCGAGAGTGGTGAGCTGGACGAAGAGCGCTTCTTCAACTACCTCAAGCTGCGCAGCGAAGTGGCCAGCGCCGCCGACCGCCTCGCCACCCGCCTGGCGCAGAAAGCCGACGCCAAAGTGCAGGGCAAGGCCCTGAACAAGCGGCTGGACGACAAGTACGGCCGACATTGAATTGACCTGATCAGGCAGGAGCATCACCACCATGCAGACCGCGCCGGAGATCACCCACCACGCCGCCCTCGATGCGCGCCTGGTCAAGGCCGTTCGCGGCATCAAGCTGCTCAACCTGGTCAGCTGGCCGGCCGCGGTGCAGGCGTCCTTCCTGGAAGGCCTGGCGCGCGGCAATCCGCAGCTGCCGGTCATCGAATACCCGGTGCTCGACTTCTCCAACGAGCGCCGCGAACTGGAGGCGATATCCGCCGAGGCCGATCCCGGTCATCCGCTCGGCTGCTACCTGCAGGAGTCGGCGCAGAGCTGGGCGGTGGCGGCGCAGTTGCTGGAAGCCCTGGGAACGCCGGCGGTGACCGCGCATTCCATCACCCTGTTCGGCACGCCCGACGAACCGCTGCCCGGCAACGGACCGACCACCTGCGATGCGGCGCGCCATTTCATCGCCATCGCCAATGACCTGGACCGCGAACTGCTGGCGCCGGAGGAGCAGGTGCCGGTCTCGGCCACCGCGCTGCGCCTGCAACTGCAGTCCGATCTCGACGACTTCTTCGACGGTCGGGTGATCACGGTCGATCTGGATCCCGATTTGATCGCCAAGGCCGCCGCCGGCGCCACCCGCATCCGCCTGCGCCACGGCGCGGCCTTCAGCGACTACGACCGCCGCCAGCTGTTCCACCATGAGGCGCTGGTGCATTCATTGACCGCACTCAATGGCCGTGAGCAGCCGCTGTTCCCCAGCCTGGCGCTGTCCTCGCCGCGGGTGACCGCCACCCAGGAGGGGCTGGCCACCTTCGCGGAGCAGATCACCGGCAGCATCGACATCGAACGGATGAAGCGCATCAGCCTGCGCATCGAAGCGGTATCGATGGCGTTGGATGGCGCCGATTTCCTGCAGGTGTTCGGCTATTTTCAGGCGGCCGGACAGAGCGCGGCGGAGAGTTTTTCCTCGGCCCAGCGCGTATTCCGCGGCGTGCCCGTCAATGGCGGCTCGGCCTTCACCAAGGACACCGTGTACCTGCGCGGCTTGATCTCGGTGCACACCTTTTTCCGCCACACCCTGCAGCAGGATCGTCTGCAACGCTGCCGGCGACTGTTTGCCGGCAAGATGACCCTGCAGGACGTGGCGATGTTCGACGCGCTGTTCGATAGTGGCGTGCTCGCGCCGCCTCGCTGGCTGCCACCGTGGGTCAGCCGCGCCAACGGCCTGGCCGGCACGCTGGCGTTCTCGCTGTTCGCCAACCGGATCCGGATGGATCAGCTCACCGAGCCACGCTTGTAGGCCACGCAGTCCACTTCGACCTTGCAGTCCACCACCATCCGGTTTTCCACGCAGGCGCGCGCCGGCGGATGCTCGCCGAAGTAATGGCGGAAGACCTGGTTGAAAGCGGCAAAGTCGCGCGCGTCATCCAGCCACACGCCGCAACGGACCACATGCTCCGGGCCGTAGCCGGCCTCGGCCAGGATCGCCAGCAGGTTGCCGATTGCCACGTGCGCCTGTTCGGTGACCGTGCCGCCGACCAGTTCGCCGTCGCGCATGGGCACCTGGCCCGACACGTGCAACCAGCCATCGGCCTGCACGGCGCGCGAAAACGGCATGTGCTGCCTGCCCTGGCCGACGCCGCCCTCGGCGCCGTAACGCTTGATGTCGCTCATGAGCTTGCTCCTTCGTTCGTGGCGGCAGGCGGCGGACGCAGGAATCGTCCCGCGCGCGCGATGACCTGGCGGCCATCGTAGGCCAGCGCGCCATTGACCCATACCGCCTCGATGCCTTCGGCCGCGCGGATGGGATCGTGATAGTCGGCGGTGTCGCGGATGCGCGCCGGATCGAACAGCACCAGGTCGGCATGCCAGCCCAGCTGCAGCTTGCCGCGCTGATCCAGATCGAAGCGCTGCGCCGGCAGGCCGGTCATCTTGTGCACCGCGGTGTGCAGCGGGAACAGCGCTTCATCGCGCGCGTAGTGCCCGAGCACGCGCGGGAACGTGCCCCACAGGCGTGGATGCGGACGCGGATCGCGCGGCAGACCATCCGAGCCGATCATGGTCAGCGGATGGGCCAGGATGCGTCGCACATCGGCTTCGTCCATGCAGTGGTAGACCGCGCCGGCCGGTTGCAGGCGGCGTGCGGCTTCGTGCAGATCCACCTGCCAGTCGGCGGCGATGTCGGCCAGCAACCGCCCGCCCTGTGCCGGCTCCGCTTCGGACCAGGTGATCAGGATGTCGTAGGCATCGGTGACCTGCTTCTGGTCCAGCGTGGAAGCACTGGCGGCGTAGGGATAGCAGTCGCAGGCCACGTCGTGCCCGTGCGCGGCCTGATCCAGCCAAGCCAGCACTTCGCGGCTGCGGCCCCAGTTGTCGATGCCGGCGCACTTCAGATGCGAAACGCGCAAGGGCGCCCCGCGCAGCTGGCTGACCGCCAGGGCTTCGTCCAGCGCCGGCACGATCCGATCGAACTCATCGCGCAAATGACTGGCGTACAGGCGCTGCGTCGGCAACTCCACCGCCAGCGCCAGCACTTCCGCTGCGGGTGCGGAAAATGCCGAGGCATAGGCCAGGCCGGTGCTCAGGCCAATCGCCCCCTCGGCCAGGCTCTCGCGCAGGGCGGCGCGCATCGCCGCCACTTCGGCATCACTGGCGGCGCGATCGAGCCGGTCCATCTGGTCCTGGCGCAGGGAGGTATGTCCCACCAGCGCGGCCACGTTGACGGCCGGGGCGACGGCTTCCACCGCAGCGCGATAGTCGGCGAAACGCGGATAGCGGAATTCGTGCGGCTCGCCCAGCAGATTCATCGGATCCGGCACGGCGCCCGCAGCGGCGACCGGACTGGCGCTGATGCCACAATTGCCGACCACGATCGTGGTCACGCCCTGCGAAATCTTGCTGGGCATCTGCGGCTGCCGGATCACTTCCAGATCATCATGCGTATGCACGTCGATGAAGCCTGGCGCGAGCACGCGTCCCAGCGCGTCAACTTCCACATCCGCACTGCCATCGATAGGGCCCAGCGCGGCGATGCGTCCGTCGCGCACGGCCAGGTCGCCGTGCACGCCGGGCTGCCCGCTGCCATCCATGAGCAGCGCATTGCGGATCAGCAGGTCGTAATGCATCAGTCGCCCAGCGGCAAACGGTTTTCACCGCCGCGGTAGCTGTCCAGCGCGAGCTTGATCCGGCGCAGGCGTTCGCGGCTGTCGTCGGCCAGGTGCAGGGCCAGCGTGGTGGCCAGTACGTCCACCGCCAGCATCACCGCATAGCGCGAGGCTGAAGGCTTGAAGACGAAGTCGGTCTCGTCGATCACGATTGGCAGCAGCCAGTCCGCGCGTTCGGCCAGCGGCGTGTCCACGCGCGTGATCGCGCCCACCCGGGCGCCGTAACCCCGCGCGATATCGACGGCCGACAGGATCTCCGGGGTGATGCCGCTCACCGACAGCGCCACCACCACGTCCTGCGGGGTCAGTGTGGCCGCCACCACCTTCAGCGAGATCGCATCGCTGTAGGCGGCGATGGGCCGGCCCAGGCGGACCAGGCGGTTCTGCAATTCCAGCCCGAACACGGTCGAGCAACCGCCCATGCCGAACACGTAGATCATGCGCGCGCCAGCCAGCGCCTCGGCCAGCGACTGCACCACCTGTTCCTGCAGGCCACCGATGTTGCGGCGCAGGCAGCTTTCCACGTCGGCGCAGATCTGCGCGAACAGCGCGGAGCTCGGCGGCGCGGCGTGATCGTCGAGGAAGCGCTTGCCGACCGCGCTGGCTTCGGCCAGCCTGGCGCGCAGTTCGCGCACGTTGTCGCAGTCCAGCGTCTTGGCGAAGCGCGAAATCGCGGCGACGCTGACGTGGGCCTTGTCCGCCAGTTCGGAAATGCCGGACTGCGCGGCGCCGTCGACATCGTCCAGGATGGCGTCGGCGATACGCCGCTCGACCGGACTCAGTTCGTGCAGGCGCTGCTTGAGGTGGTAGACGATGTCGTACATGGCGGCCTCCTGGCCGTGGGGTCACGCACTAGAGCAAGGCGGCCAGGCCCGATACCAGCAGCAGCGCCGTCAGGGAAATGATCGTTTCCAGCACCGTCCAGGTCTTGAAGGTCTGGGCCACGCTCATGTTGAAATATTCCTTCACCAGCCAGAACCCGCCGTCATTGACGTGCGAGAGGATCAGCGCGCCGGCGCCGGTGGCGAGCACCAGCAACTCCGGGTGCGGATAGTGCTGGGCCAGCGCGACCGGCGCGACGATGCCGGCGGCCGTGCTCATGGCCACGGTGGCCGAGCCGGTGGCGATGCGCAGCAACGCCGCCACTGACCAGGCCATCAGCAACGGCGAGAGCTGCAGTTCGTGCGAGACACGGGTGATTTCCTGCGCCACGCCGGTCTTGACCAGGATGCCGTTGAGGCCACCGCCGGCGCCCACCAGCAAGGTAATCGCTGCCGTCGGCGCCAGGCACTCCTGCGAGAATTTCAGGATCTGCTCGCGGGTGAAGCCGCGCATCAGGCCCAGGGTGACAAAGCTCAGCAGCACCGCCAGCAGCAGCGCCACCACTGAATTGCCGAGGAAATGCAGCGCGTGGTTGAGCGTGCTGCCAGGTTCGGCGAGCACATTGGCCCAGCCGCCCAGCAGCATCAGGCCCACCGGCAACAGCAGCGTCGCCAGGGTGATGCCGAAGCCGGGCAACTGATCATCCGGCAACCGGGTCTGGCCCTGGTTGAGCAGCGCCGCTTCCATCGGATTGTGCGCGGGCAGGCTGATGCGCGGGGTCACCCAGCGCGCATAGATCGGCCCGGCCAGCGCCGCCGTGGGCAGGCCGACCAGCAAGGCGAAAAACACCGTGCGTCCGACATCGGCGCCGTACTCGTGCACCGCCAGCATCGCCGCCGGATGCGGCGGCACCAGCCCGTGCACCACCGACAGGCCGGCCA is part of the Pseudoxanthomonas indica genome and encodes:
- a CDS encoding putative bifunctional diguanylate cyclase/phosphodiesterase, producing MPRTDAEISAKDLQQRLAFFELGEEDASRLAQLWDVVQGAHADSIDRFYAHVGAFAETGAYLHDWQQLQRLRKAQQRYAAELFCAPIDATYVENRLRIGTVHHQIGLEPHWYLAACSKLLGVVMDSLDPLLEHDPRFFSEAIRATVKRLLFDISLAMNAYVSADRKALSQTNQSLRESQALQMSQLSRIEQLALYDDLTGLPNRANFYANLERQIADAASSGRVFSVLFIDLDEFKDINDTKGHSMGDAVLVELGRRLRDHLRQDELVARLGGDEFVVLAAGADAASARAIALRLAEAVARPMTMGGNVLSLKASIGVSVYPGDGASSELLVRNADTAMYAAKRARQSVCTYQPEMSTRLVRRVQMADRLEHALRDGSLSLYYQPQVSLADGRLLGAEALLRWNDAVLGQVSPDEFIPLAEHRGLIGPLGQWVVKTACHRLRAWDALGLRLPGRLAINLSPRQFDDAELAARLITQVRQAGLQPHRFDLELTESGLMADPETSMATLRQLKTAGFSLSLDDFGVGYSSLAHLKGFPLDRLKLDRAFVRSMLEHRNDYAIVVATIAMARSLELDLIAEGVESPAQAATLLELGCRFAQGFHFDAALPADQFMARWLRAPASA
- a CDS encoding AMP nucleosidase is translated as MKDKSEIVDNWLPRYTGVPLDQFGEHVLLTNFGGYLHTFSQLTGAPIVGLDRPMASATADGITLINFGMGSPNAATMMDLLSAIMPKAVLFLGKCGGLKRKNQLGDLVLPIAAIRGEGTSNDYLLPEVPALPAFALQRAVSTTIRDLGLDYWTGTVYTTNRRVWEHDDAFKERLRVMRCMAIDMETATIFAAGFANRIPSGALLLVSDQPMVPEGVKTEASDAKVSSSYVQNHIQIGIEALKLIRRNGKSVRHLRFDE
- a CDS encoding DUF924 family protein; this encodes MNEARAVVEFWREAGYDKWFGRNADFDRQFQQRFHAVHLSAARREHEDWAEDATGALALVLLLDQFPRNCFRQCAHSYATDGLARHYAARAIEAGLDAQVETSLRIFFYMPFEHSEDLADQQRALELFAAIGDAEYQKYAQLHYDLIARFGRFPHRNQALGRESTQEEIDYLAAGGFAG
- the grxD gene encoding Grx4 family monothiol glutaredoxin; the protein is MSLDPALRTRIETLLHSNRVVLFMKGQPEMPQCGFSAKAVGALSALGVDYAHVNVLADQEIREGIKVYGEWPTIPQLYVDGELVGGSDIIEQMTNSGELAGLLGLQAPDRTPPAITITPAAAEMLKGAVADAGAGASLALSINAQFQPNFQLAQFDANAIASESNGIRVQFDLASARRADGITIDWVDDFRGKGLAIDNPNAPKPVQTLSAAEADAKARTGEVMLVDVRPADERALASVSLPFRTFDGGERAVLESLPKDTALAFLCRSGGRSQQAAEEFRALGFSQVYNITGGINAWADEVDGTISKY
- a CDS encoding polysaccharide deacetylase family protein — translated: MASWDMSYVRTLHRIPRRPGLILGLLALSQVAVVAAWWHWGWRIGLPLMLATHLAVVWGTLNPRSRLFCPALTHLPTRAREVWLTIDDGPSEDTRAMLDLLERHNARATFFVVGERALARPDLVNEILRRGHGLGNHSLSHPDLRFWRLGPQALEQEIGRNQSVLTAITGQTPRWYRSVVGMTNPFVGLSLKRHHLARVAWSARGFDGVDCQPDTVLARLKRSIGPGAIVLLHEGASHGHNLGILSQLLDWLAAQGYRTVLPEASSSLQATR
- a CDS encoding SGNH/GDSL hydrolase family protein; its protein translation is MSQQPPSHTDLLPELRYLALGDSYTIGEAVAEEGRWPMQLARLLRSEGIALADPRIIATTGWTTDELDAAIQAQEPLGDHDFVSLLIGVNNQYRGRSVEEYQAQFSALLWRAIGFAGNRPDRVLVLSIPDWGVTPFAAAEQRDASLIASELDAYNAAAWQACAARGVGFVDITGLSRGNPAASWLADDGLHPSALQYTAWAHAALPLARRLLATA
- a CDS encoding aminotransferase class I/II-fold pyridoxal phosphate-dependent enzyme, with product MSSLPPSAKLATRERLSEVRYEIRGELARRARELEAQGRKLIKLNIGNPGAFGFRAPAHLQKAIIGDIDHTDPYTHQQGLPAAREAVAAAYAARGTPHAHPDRVFIGNGVSELIDLSLRALLNPGDEVLVPSPDYPLWSAATILNDGRPVYYRCDPDNDFLPDPNEIEQLVSSRTRAIVLINPNNPTGATYPRELLERIVAIAAKHHLLLMVDEIYDQVLYDDAKFEPVAPLAGDHPCITFSGLSKVHRACGWRVGWSVLSGDIERVREFLHAMDLLSALRLCANVPGQYAVAAAVNGPDTISALCAPGGRLYETRRAVIDACEASDHLELVRPAGALYAFPAVVGDAARGFDDHAFALELMESEGVLVVPGSSFNVPYRHHFRVTLLPEAAVMRDVFARIDRALARRAEAVTKVVPIKGRSRPAA